One part of the Solea solea chromosome 16, fSolSol10.1, whole genome shotgun sequence genome encodes these proteins:
- the LOC131475122 gene encoding uncharacterized protein LOC131475122: MLKVVKVLLHNQDRVLETYAVLDDGSERSIILPCAVKRLNLIAQPETLTLRTVHQDVVQLHGASVAFYVSSLPKPEEKYHVRQAFTADNLGLSEHSYPVRILQRRYKHLRHLPLPLVDRAQPLLLIGSDMAHLLTPIEPVQLGPPGGPIAVHTKLGWSLQGPTSVDQVPASNQQCLFTATVSPTSELFKNVERLWQIDTLPYTSEKQVTRSKQDQQALNLLQTSTVRVNVEGVQRYATPLLRRANSTTLQASMEAVLPSLRATERRLAKDPQRAEVYCQEIYKLEKMGYVAVVPLEEATSTPESWFIPHHMVRHNNKDRIVFNCSFQYEGKSLNDLLLPGPALGPSLLGVLIRFRQYPVAVSGDIKGMFHQIRLLPADKPVLRFIWRDMKKTEEPKIYEWQVLPFGTTCSPCCAIYALQRHAQDTGESDSHLVDCVGQSFYVDNCLRSTHSKEEAKDLVDGLRQLLHTGGFEIRQWASNTPEVIEHLPSDVRSESSELWLSQSSLDLQEPTLGLRWDCLRDSLKYKHRPVERTEPTLRNVYKVLACQYDPLGYIVPFTTRAKILVQDLWKIQIGWDEPIQPQSLRDRWLAWEQEIPDLIQMEIPRCYAPASADSPTSSRDLHIFCDASERAYGSVAYLRTEDAQNEVHVSFVLARSRVAPKKQLSMPRLELSAALTGAQLASVLHTELTLPISRIMLWSDSTTVLHWIKSESCHYKVFVGTRVAEIQNLTEVSHWRYVDSANNPADDITRGKTLKELSRPHRWHQGPDFLHYAEDHWPTSPSSYLETDDSELRKSSFCGHVTVDTCLQLPDVSQFSTWKDLMQTTARSLHGAADPNSDSPSEAADYIKAENLLLRRAQLESFPEEVKALISDRPLPATSRLGSLSPEYDKDAGLLRVGGRLRRTEQLPQDTIHPVLLDPKHPLTNLIIRDFDETLLHPGPERVLAELRRRFWILRGREAVKRCQSCCMQCQAWRASPSVPKMADLPPARLRLYKPPFYSTGVDCFGPFTVKIGRRTEKRWGIVFKCMTTRCVHLDLLESLDTDAFLMSLRRFISRRGKPFELLSDNGTNFTGGARELRVAFEAMVPQLKEQLAEQQIEFCFNPPSAPHFGGAWEREVRSVKTALKVVLKEQSVPETVLRTVLVEVEGILNAKPLGYVSSDVADPDPITPSILLMGRYDASLPQVVYDPSNTLGNRRWRHSQVLVDHFWSRFISHYLPSLQERQKWLKDGKQLEPNQVVLIVDPQLPRALWPVGKVTATYPGADGRIRTAAIKVKDRTYVRPVARLVQLPKLEDSAEVPVT; this comes from the coding sequence ATGTTGAAGGTTGTGAAGGTCCTACTTCATAATCAAGACAGAGTACTGGAGACATATGCAGTTCTAGACGATGGTTCAGAGCGAAGCATCATCTTGCCATGCGCTGTGAAACGCCTGAACCTCATTGCGCAGCCTGAAACACTTACCCTCCGAACTGTTCATCAAGATGTGGTGCAGCTTCATGGTGCATCAGTTGCCTTCTATGTGTCTTCACTGCCCAAACCTGAAGAGAAATATCACGTACGTCAGGCGTTCACCGCTGACAACCTGGGACTCTCAGAACATTCATATCCAGTGAGAATCCTCCAACGGAGATATAAGCACCTCCGCCACCTACCTTTGCCTCTGGTAGATCGTGCTCAACCCCTGTTGCTCATTGGATCCGACATGGCTCATCTCCTGACACCTATAGAGCCGGTGCAGTTGGGACCCCCCGGAGGACCCATTGCAGTCCACACCAAGCTTGGCTGGTCACTTCAAGGTCCCACCAGTGTCGACCAAGTTCCTGCATCCAACCAGCAGTGCCTGTTTACAGCAACAGTCTCGCCTACCTCTGAACTCTTCAAGAACGTCGAACGCCTTTGGCAGATCGACACGCTGCCGTACACAAGCGAGAAGCAGGTGACCCGATCAAAGCAAGATCAGCAAGCCTTAAACCTGCTCCAGACATCTACTGTTAGGGTCAATGTCGAAGGGGTCCAAAGATACGCTACACCGTTGCTTCGCCGAGCCAACTCCACCACACTTCAAGCTTCTATGGAAGCAGTGTTGCCTAGTCTTCGTGCTACTGAGAGGCGACTCGCCAAAGACCCACAGCGCGCCGAGGTCTATTGTCAGGAGATCTACAAACTAGAGAAGATGGGCTACGTAGCAGTGGTGCCTCTAGAGGAAGCAACATCAACTCCGGAATCCTGGTTTATACCTCACCATATGGtgcgacacaacaacaaagacaggaTTGTCTTCAACTGTTCCTTTCAGTATGAAGGAAAATCTCTCAACGACCTTCTTCTTCCTGGACCTGCCCTAGGCCCATCGCTGCTAGGAGTCCTCATTCGGTTTCGGCAGTACCCAGTTGCAGTTAGTGGTGATATCAAAGGTATGTTCCACCAGATTCGCCTTCTGCCAGCCGACAAACCTGTTCTGCGTTTCATCTGGCGGGACATGAAGAAGACCGAAGAGCCGAAGATTTATGAATGGCAAGTCCTTCCATTTGGTACTACGTGTAGCCCTTGCTGTGCCATCTACGCCCTGCAGCGGCATGCCCAGGACACGGGTGAGTCCGACAGTCATCTCGTTGATTGCGTTGGGCAGTCATTCTATGTAGATAACTGTCTTCGCAGCACCCACTCAAAGGAGGAAGCGAAGGATCTTGTTGATGGTCTGCGCCAGCTACTCCACACGGGGGGCTTCGAGATACGCCAGTGGGCTAGCAACACCCCGGAGGTCATTGAGCATCTTCCATCCGACGTCAGATCCGAGAGCAGTGAGCTGTGGCTTTCCCAATCCAGCCTGGACCTGCAGGAGCCAACTCTTGGACTACGTTGGGATTGCCTCCGTGACTCTCTAAAGTACAAACATAGACCAGTGGAGAGAACTGAACCCACTTTGAGAAATGTCTACAAGGTACTTGCTTGTCAATATGACCCCCTAGGTTATATTGTACCGTTTACCACCAGAGCCAAGATTCTAGTTCAGGATCTTTGGAAAATACAAATCGGCTGGGATGAGCCGATCCAGCCCCAGAGCCTCCGTGACAGATGGCTTGCCTGGGAACAAGAGATTCCAGATCTCATCCAGATGGAGATTCCCAGATGTTATGCACCAGCGTCTGCAGACTCGCCAACATCAAGCAGAGATCTGCACATATTCTGTGACGCTTCTGAGAGGGCCTACGGGTCTGTCGCTTACCTACGGACAGAAGACGCTCAGAATGAAGTCCATGTTTCCTTTGTCCTGGCCAGGTCCCGTGTGGCACCAAAGAAGCAGCTGTCCATGCCACGGCTTGAGCTGAGCGCTGCACTTACCGGTGCGCAACTAGCCAGTGTTCTCCACACTGAGCTCACCTTACCCATCAGTAGGATCATGCTCTGGTCCGACTCTACTACAGTTCTACACTGGATCAAGTCGGAATCCTGTCACTATAAGGTCTTCGTGGGTACACGTGTGGCAGAGATACAGAACCTTACAGAGGTGAGCCACTGGAGGTACGTGGACAGTGCGAACAACCCCGCTGATGACATCACTCGGGGCAAGACCCTGAAGGAGCTGTCTCGACCACATCGTTGGCACCAAGGCCCTGATTTCCTGCATTATGCAGAGGATCACTGGCCGACCAGCCCATCATCCTATCTGGAGACGGATGATAGTGAGCTGAGGAAATCATCCTTCTGCGGACACGTAACTGTAGATACGTGCCTTCAACTCCCTGATGTCAGCCAGTTCTCCACGTGGAAGGACTTGATGCAGACGACCGCACGGTCCCTTCACGGGGCGGCCGACCCAAATTCTGACTCACCCAGTGAAGCAGCTGACTACATCAAGGCTGAGAATCTCCTCCTGAGACGGGCGCAATTGGAGTCATTTCCAGAGGAGGTCAAAGCTCTCATCTCAGACCGACCTTTGCCAGCTACCAGTCGTTTGGGCTCCTTATCTCCTGAATATGACAAGGACGCAGGACTTCTCAGAGTCGGGGGGAGGTTGCGGAGAACGGAGCAGCTACCACAAGACACCATCCACCCAGTCTTGCTAGACCCCAAGCATCCACTGACCAACCTCATCATTCGAGATTTCGATGAGACCCTCCTGCATCCTGGACCTGAAAGAGTGCTAGCTGAGCTACGTCGTCGGTTCTGGATTCTGCGGGGGAGGGAAGCGGTGAAGAGGTGTCAGAGTTGTTGCATGCAATGCCAGGCATGGCGAGCCAGCCCTTCTGTCCCTAAGATGGCGGATTTACCACCTGCTCGTCTACGCCTCTATAAACCACCCTTCTATTCGACTGGAGTCGATTGTTTCGGTCCATTCACAGTCAAGATTGGGCGCAGAACAGAGAAGCGTTGGGGAATCGTTTTTAAGTGCATGACAACCCGTTGTGTGCATTTAGACCTCTTGGAGAGCCTCGACACTGACGCCTTTCTGATGTCTTTGCGACGTTTTATCTCTAGAAGAGGCAAACCTTTCGAGCTCCTGTCCGATAACGGAACCAATTTCACTGGTGGAGCCAGAGAGCTACGCGTTGCCTTCGAGGCCATGGTCCCTCAACTGAAGGAACAGTTGGCAGAACAGCAGATTGAGTTCTGCTTCAATCCCCCTAGTGCTCCCCACTTCGGTGGAGCGTGGGAGAGAGAAGTGAGGTCCGTCAAGACCGCTCTCAAGGTGGTACTTAAGGAGCAGTCCGTGCCTGAAACAGTGCTCCGCACAGTTTTAGTAGAAGTGGAGGGCATACTGAATGCTAAGCCCCTTGGTTACGTCTCGTCAGACGTAGCTGATCCGGATCCCATCACGCCTAGCATCCTACTAATGGGACGCTATGATGCATCTCTTCCACAGGTTGTTTACGACCCCAGTAATACCCTAGGGAATCGTCGATGGCGGCACAGCCAAGTCCTCGTCGACCACTTCTGGTCCAGATTTATCAGTCACTATCTGCCCAGCCTACAGGAGAGACAGAAGTGGCTGAAGGATGGGAAACAGCTTGAACCAAATCAAGTGGTGCTCATCGTGGATCCACAGCTCCCGCGAGCTTTATGGCCTGTTGGGAAGGTAACAGCCACTTACCCTGGAGCTGACGGACGCATCCGGACCGCTGCCATCAAGGTCAAAGATCGGACATATGTACGACCAGTAGCTCGTCTGGTCCAGCTCCCTAAGCTGGAAGACTCGGCGGAAGTTCCAGTTACTTGA